The nucleotide window atctctgttttctatatattttggttaggtcagggtgtgactagggtgggtactctaggtttttgtatgtctagtattgttgtatgtctagggtttttgtatgtctatgttggcctgatatggttcccaatcagagacagctgtttatcgttgtctctgattggggatcatatttaggcaggccttttttccccccactttctggtgtgggatcttgactatgtgtagttgcctgtcagcactctgttgtatagcttcacgtttcatttgttattttgttagtttgttcggtgttcattcttttaataaagagaatgtacacataccacgctgcgccttggtctccttcatAAGACGgacgtgacagaagatcccaccacaaaaggaccaagcagcgtgttcaggaggaatggacctgggaggagattctggatggGAAAGGACCCTGGACACAGGCCAGAGAGTATCGCCGACCTAAGGAGGAGATAGAAGCAACGAAAGCGGAACTGCATtttttttctcccccccccccactttctggtgtgggatcttgactGTGTAGTTGCCTGGCAGCACTCTATTGTATAGCTTcacattttgtttgttattttgttcggtgttcattcttttaataaagagaatgtacgcataccacgctgcatcttggtctccTTCATATGACAAACGTGACAGTAAGGTTGtgcattttggggaatattcaaaggtggaaactttccatgggaattaacggcaatatatgggaattaacaggaatatgggaattaacgggaatatgtgcaaattaatattaataccatttatatgtatatgttttttacattggatatatttaccatatcatatggaaacaaacaaacatattaccttatcataagtagacataattgcaaatgataaAATCAAtccaatagaaataaaaaacaatttagttatgaattgaactttaattaaatgagttgactcgtCACATGGGATGTTTTCACCTgaacaacaaaagggaatattgaatttttacatttaagtcatttagcagacgctcttatccagagcgacttacaaattggtgcattcaccttatgacatccagtggaacagtcactttacaatagtgcatctaaatcttaaaggggggggtgagagggaatacttatcctatcctaggtattccttaaagaggtggggtttcaggggtcaggggtctccggaacagtcaaaactgttcgctgccctggccccccaatggtggaacaaactccctcacgacgccaggacagcggagtcaatcaccaccttccggagacacctgaaaccccacctctttaaggaatacctaggataggataagtaatccctctcaccccaccccccctaagttttagatgcactattgttaagtgactgtcccactggatgtcataaggtgaatgcaccaatttgtaagtcgctctggataagagcgtctgctaaatgacttaaatgtaaatgtaaatgtaaggtggtgattgactccgctgtcctggcgtcgtgagggagtttgttccaccattggggggccagagcagcgaacagttttgactgggctgagcgggcgctgtacttcctcagtggtagggaggcgagcaggccagaggtggatgaacgcagtgcccttgtttgggtgtagggcctgatcagagcctggaggtactgaggtgccgttcccctcacagctccgtaggcaagcaccatggtcttgtagcggatgcgagcttcaactggaagccagtggagagaacggaggagcggggtgacgtgagagaacttgggaaggttgaacaccagacgggctgcggcgttctggatgagttgaaggggtttaatggcacaggcagggagcccagccaacagcgagttgcagtaatccagacgggagatgacaagtgcctggattaggacctgcgccgctttctgtgtgaggcagggtcgtactctgcggatgttgtagagcatgaacctacaggaacgggccaccgccttgatgttggttgagaacgacagggtgttgtccaggatcacgccaaggttcttagcgctctgggaggaggacacaatggagttgtcaaccgtgatggcgagatcatggaacgggcagtccttccccaggaggaagagcagctccgtcttgccgaggttcagcttgaggtggtgatccgtcatccacactgatatgtctgccagacatgcagagatgcgattcgccacctggtcatcagaagggggaaaggagaagattagttgtgtgtcgtctgcatagcaatgataggagagaccatgtgaggttatgacagagccaagtgacttggtgtatagcgagaataggagagggcctagaacagagccctgggggacaccagtggtgagagcgtgtggtgaggagacagattctcgccacgccacctggtaggagcgacctgtcaggtaggacgcaatccaagcgtgggccgcgccggagatgcccaactcggagagggtggagaggaggatctgatggttcacagtatcgaaggcagccgatagatctagaaggatgagagcagaggagagagagttagctttagcagtgcggagcgcctccgtgatacagaggagagcagtctcagttgaatgactagtcttgaaacctgactgatttggatcaagaaggtcattcagagagagatagcgggagagctggccaaggacggcacgttcaagagttttggagagaaaagaaagaagggatactggtctgtaattgttgacatcggagggatcgagtgtaggttttttcagaaggggtgcaactctcgctctcttgaagacggaagggacgtagccagcggtcagggatgagttgatgagcgaggtgaggtaagggagaaggtctccggaaatgatctggagaagagaggaggggatagggtcaagcgggcaggttgttgggcggccggccgtcacaagacacgagatttcatctggagagagaggggagaaagaggtcagagcacagggtagggcagtgtgagcagaaccagcggtgtcgtttgacttagcaaacgaggatcggatgtcgtcaaccttcttttcaaaatggttgacgaagtcatctgcagagacggaggagggggggaggaggattcaggagggaggagaaggtggcaaagagcttcctagggttagaggcagatgcttggaatttagcgtggtagaaagtggctttagcagcagagacagaggaggaaaatgtagagaggagggagtgaaaggatgccaggtccgcagggaggcgagttttcctccatttccgctcggctgcccggagctctGTTCTGTGTTCATCGAGCcacagagcgggaggggaggaccgagccggcctggaggataggggacatagagagtcaaaggatgcagagagggaggagaggagggttgaggaggcagaatcaggagataggttggagaaggtttgagcggagggaagagatgataggatggaagaggagagagtagcgggggagagagagcgaaggttgggacggcgcgataccatctgagtaggggcagtgtgggaggtgttggatgagagcgagagggaaaaggatacaaggtagtggtcggagacttggaggggagttgcaatgaggttagtggaagaacagcatctagtaaagatgaggtcgagcgtattgcctgccttgtgagtaggggcgaaggtgagagggtgaggtcaaaagaggagatgACAGACACACTGGTCTCTATATGATCCCCAAGGATCCAGcgcatctcccaaaaatgttttacacatacatctgtaaaacgatagtctagaaactaaagctttggttgtcttcctctcaggcttccatgtcttctccctggacctcctcaatgtccacctcttgaacatcagactgaggcctcatcttcactgtcactttccaaccttgttgaggatggctcgttgtcagtcTCAAGAAGCCTaaaatttgcccggatggccatTAATTTTTCGACCCTTGTATTGGATACACTcgacaagagagccaaggaaatggttagatATGTgatgcgtgctttggtgtgtgttcccaaacaaggaccagttgcgctctgaggcggctgatgttggtgggatttggaggatggaggcaacaggggaaacagactcagatccacaaagtcccttccaccaggtggctgatgagatatgttgatATGACTGCCCTATTGCATCGACATCCCAAAGCCTTTGCTTGGACTACCAAGAACCTTGCCAAGAACCTTACTTCGCCAGACtaccaagaaccttgccctcatccaggccaaggtggcaagacatggtagtgatgacaccataggcctggttgatctctgcaccagacaagATGCTCTTTCCAGcgtacttggggtccaacatgtacgatGCAGTGGATATGGGCTTCAAGCAGAAATCTTCACagtttttgatgtatttcagaactgcagtttcctctgcttggaggaacagtgaagtgggcagggcattACGTatttctcttacatctgcaagcagagtctgaacatcagacagggatggtattgtctccctcaatccgtgcaatggctactgctataggtttcaggagtttcaggaggatcctcttgatggtgCTGCCCATtttggcagactgtgatatgaccatttcttggagagactccttcacCTCCAGGAGACAGTCAAACATAACAACACCACCTCaacaggtgttgctgggcagcttcaatgtggtgctcttattcttctccctttgcttggtgaggtagattgctgctataacttgaggACCCTTCACATAGCTAACCATTTCCTTTGCTCACTTGTCGAGTGTattcattgttttcagtgccatgatgtccttgagcaGCAGATGCAATGCATGAACAACACAGCcagtgtgatgtgagggtaggactcctccactttagaccaagcagccttcatgttcgcagcattgtctgtcactagtgcaaataccttctgtggtccaaggtcattgatgacttccttcagctcatctgcaatatagagaccagtgtgtctgttgtcccttgtgtctgtgctcttgtagaatactagtTGAGGGGTGaaaatgtagttaattattcctttgcccacaaacatttgaccacccatcagagatgattgcaattcagtttgctttctctatgatttgtttgactttcacttgaactctgttgaactctgcatctagcaaatgagtagataaagcattgGAGGGCATGTTGggcaaagaacattcagaaatctcttcaaatatacattgcctgtgagcatcagaggtgaaccagttgcatacacagctcgagcaagacattacagtacattacagtaccttgtcagctcggggatttgaacttgcaaccttccggttactagtccaacgctctaaacactcggctaccctgctgccccatggatggaagagtgcactgtgcatgcagagggttgcaattccattgaattggggatagttcaaccaaaatatgccacaagacctagaactGCCTTGTGTATCACACAAAAAAGGCTCACTGTTGTAAGCTAACTTTTTTggtgaatttaagcaaaattccacAAATTCCTGGGCTTAACTTCTTACGGAAAGTTTCcggaaagtttccgaccctttgcaaccctagtgcTGAGCCATCACATTTAGACCAGTCCATCACATGGCTGGGAAAAATAGTCACATAGTATCATTGTGAAAAAGTaacaaaattattttaaaaaacctttatttaactaggcaaatcagttaagaacaaattcttatttacaatgacagtctaccagggaacagtgggttaactgccttgttcagggtcagaacaacagctttttaccttgtcagctctgggattcaatccagaTACCGTTCagattactggcccaatgctctaacccaggcctgggcaactccagtctTTGGGTCCTGATTGGTGTCCCACTTTTGCCTCAGCCCCTGCTAACACACCCgtctccaataatcaactaaacATAATCTTCAGTTAAAAATGCAATTAGTTTAAATCCGGTGTGTTTGCTAAGGATGGGGGATAAGCGTGACACCAACCAGGCCctgaggactggaattgcccaggcctgcctaaccactaggctgcctgccacccCAAAGTAGCACATAATAGAACAATTATCATACAGGTATAGATATTAAAAAGGGTAACTACAATAGAAGAGAAtataacttaatataatataataaacttCTTCCAGATTTTCTCAGCTGCACTCTAGGACAGAACATAACAGCCAACATATAAAAATATCTTAAAATAAAAACTTTAAATACGTGTTTGATTTCAGTTTCCAACATTAAATAGCCTAAAAAAGAAAGgaatagaaaataaaaataatccCTGTAAAACATAATGTAGACAGGGTGGTACTTGGCTTGAATGGAACATTGGGAGACATTCCTCGCATAGTTTTGGAACAATTCACCCCATAGGCTACGTCAGATCTCTTTCGGATATAAAAAATGAGAGGCTACACCAGCGAAACAGAAGCCTATATATACCTTGTAATTCACGCTGTAGTTAAGCCTACATTGGGGGCTCCGTGTCTGGAATAATCAATCTTAAGGAGGCTTTTCTTTACTAAGGAAGATAAGAAGACTATTTCAATAGACATGAATATGTTGATGCTTTCCTTAGTTTTTTTCCTTTATGGGAGTTTTACTTCGGTAAGAAAATATATATTAATTAATTAATCGTAACCTACAATTAAAATCTGTGCTTGATTGTCAATGCCgagggtgggtgatggtgattAATTCAGATAGTCCTCACTCcattgtacagtacagtatttgTAGAACAAATAACATAAATTAAGTGAATATTTGTAGAAGTAATAACATGAATGAAGTGAACATTAATTTATCTTATaacatgtttttgttattttagGTATCTGCATTTTGTCCCTCCGAATGTTCGTGTCCTCCTGAGTTAGCCAGGTGCGCTCCAGGAATCAGCCTCGTGCCAGACGGCTGTGGATGCTGCAAAGCTTGCACGAGGCAGCTCAATGAGGACTGCAGCAAGACAGAGCCATGCGACCACATCAAGGGACTGGAGTGCAACTTTGGGGCTGGTTATGGCACAGCTAAAGGCATCTGTCGAGGTATGATtagggcggcagatagcctagtggttagagcgttgggccagtaatggAAAgtgttgctagatcgaatcccagaggtGACAAAGTAAAAATCCGTCGTTCTGAACCAGGCACTTAGCCCACTTTTCCagggtaggccttcattgaaaatacaaatttgttcttaactgacttacctgtttttttttttttaatgatacAAGTGTATTGGAAATACTGATACAAATTAGTACAGACTCCAATGGGTTTGCCTGTAGGAATTTACGGTTATGAACTTGTTAATTACAAATGAGGAATTATGCTTATGGTTTATTTACAGTTCATTCTATATAATTATAATATTACACTTGACTCACATTGTAACAGTCTCCCTGTCTGCTTCTCCAAACAGCCAAATCAGATGGAAGACCCTGTGAGTACAACAGCAAGATCTACCAGAATGGAGAGAGCTTCACTGCCAACTGCAAGCACCAGTGTACATGCATGGATGGTGCCTTGGGGTGTGTGTCCCTGTGCCCCCAGCAGCTCTCCCTGCCCAAACTGGGCTGTGCCATATCCAAGCTGGTCAAAGTGCCCAGTCACTGCTTTGAGGAGCTGGTCTGCcctgaggagagggggaaagccTCAGTGGACAAGAAGGTCAGCAAAGATGGCCGCAAGGATAAGCATTCTGATGATGACTTCACAAAGAGAAACGAGCTGGTGTCTTTCATCAGAGGAGGACTCAAGTCTTTAGCTGGTGAGTCAATGGAACTCTGTTTATTCCAATGGTTCAGTTTGTGAAATTATTGAGCTCCTATTGATAAAAAACTTTGGTATACATCCAGACAGAGAGTTTAAATGGAAAAGCGATTTATTATCCCCATCTGTATGTAGATTTCAACTCATGTCCATGTTTTGTGAGACCCATCCAATGCACATTGACTAATCGTCTTGCCATCTTTCCCCACAGCTTTCAGGAGTAAAACTGAGAGTCGCTTGATGTCCAAGGGGAACAGGAGGTGTGTGGCTCAGACCACAGCCTGGTCCCCCTGCTCTAAGTCCTGTGGTACAGGAGTTTCCTCCAGGGTCTCCAACAACAACAGCCAATGCAAGCTGGTGAAGGTGACTCGTCTCTGTGAGGTCCGCCCATGCTCCCAGTCATCCTACTCATTCCTGAAGGTATGCGTCTGTACATTATACGGTCATTTTTCAGATGCTTTTATCCTAAATTACTTCTACAGATATATTGAGTATATGTGGGAATCGAGCCGGCAGGAGCAATGCTGATATTACTTGATGAAACGCATGCGTGTCCAGTACCTCAATATTTTGTTTCATATTGTTCTTGTTCTGCTCTCACCAACAGAAGGGTAAGAAGTGTAGTCGCATTGCGAAGGCCAGTCGTCCAGTGACGCTGACCTATGCAGGCTGCAGCAGCGTGAAGAAGTTCCACTCCAGGTACTGTGGTTCTTGCCTGGACGGGCGCTGCTGCACCCCTCAGCAGACCCAGACTGTGGCCGTTCGCTTCCGCTGTGAGGACGGAGACACTTTCAGCAAAGACGTCATGGTCATAGAGTCCTGTTCATGTGACTTTAGCTGTTCCCATAACAACGAGAAGCTCTCTGGGCTCTCCAATGATATCCGCGAATCCAGAGTCTGAGGGGATGGTTTAGGGTTCCACACCCTGTATGTAAACTAGGATCACAAAGGGGTGAGATGACGGTGAGTGAGGATAACTCCATATGTGCACTGCTATGCTGGAGACATTTATTTTGaggatttttaaaaatgaattGCTTCGTAATATTGGAGTTATTGGCTGCTTCGATATGGAGCGTTTTATGTTGTAATATTTCTGTTCAATGACAACTTGTTTTGTATGCATGGCTGTCTTTTTGTGTTTATTTGTAAATATGAAAACATCTGCATCGTGGCAGCTACTAGAATGATTTAATCACGAGTAGATTTGTCAAACAAGTGCCAATGTTTTTAATACCATaacattatttgtatttattctaAAATCTTGACGTTTTCTAAAGATATGATAGGCCATATTggaaaatcatgtttttgaccatttgttttttaatgttatttataaaatgtatgtatttatgGAACCTGATGCTCTGTTGTGAATGACTAGATATCACAGTATGGACAGTTGATATTTAACCTAGTTTTATTGGCATTGCTTTCTCTAGTTTAATCTATCCTCCGCCCATAGTTATTTTAGAGTAAGGGATACCTGCTGTGTTTCTGGCTGACCCACTTCTGAGGGGATCTAGAGTTGAATGGATGGctcaaatgtgtatatatatatatatatataaaaaaaaatctagTAGTTCATTGTGTTTGTGGGTCATCTAATCCAGCTCCTACATTTCATTCAGTATGCACAAACATCAACTCATCATAAAACCTCTAAATACATCCAAGTCTATTTTCATACAGTAAGTGTCTTTAACCTGATCTGCGGGCCATGATCTGCAACGGTAGTGGAGATCTCTGTTAATGCTGTACATATAATAGAGGTTTTTATGTGGTTTTTGATAAGTCATTGAGTTGTTGATTGGATATGCCTGGTTGTTTTTACCCACTTAGTTGCAGGACAGTTGGTGGGTTGGCTTGTCCGTTTTGGCTAGCGAATGTTTGCATTTAAAAGATGCATCTCTGCACCTGtcacctgatatagaggtcctggatggcagggagctcagccccagtgacgTATTTGGCTgtccacactaccctctgtagcgccatgcgattgagggcggtgcatttgccatacaaagcatgttgcctaccctcaccacctggggtcggcccatcaggaagtccaggatccagttgcaaagggaggtgttcagtcccagggtcctgagcttggtgacgagcttggagtggcctatggtgttgaacgctgagctgtagtcaatgaacagccttCTCACATAGGTACTCTTaccaacagtaccagtcaaaagtttaagaacacctactcattcaagggtttttctttatttgttctattttttacattgtagaataatagtggagatgtcaaaactatgacataacacgtatagaatcatgtaaccaaaaaagtgttaaacaaatcaacatatattttatatttgagattcttcaaagtagccaccctttgccttgacagctttgcacactcttggcattccctcaactaGCTTCATAACAGGtttgtcttgttaaaagttcatttgtggaatttatttccttctaaatacatttgaaacaatcagttgtgttgtgacaatgtagcggtggtatacagaagatagccccatttggtaaaagaccaagtccatatttaactaggcaagtcagtaaagaacaaattcttatttacaatgacagcctaccctggccaaacccttccctagccctgacgacgctgggccaattgtgcgccgccctatgggactcccgatcacgggcagttgtgatacagccaggtatcaaaccagggtctgtagtgatgcctctagcactgcaatgcaatGCCTTataccgctgcaccactcgggagccaatAAGCGAAgagaataagcaaagagaaatgacagtccatcattacttgaagacatcaaggtcagtcaattcggaaatatcaagaacttttaaagtttcttcaagtgcagtcgcaaaaaccgtcaagtgctatgatgaaactggctctcatgaggaccgccacaggaaaggaagacctctgctgtagaggataaagtcattagagttaactgcacctcagattgcagcccaaataaagtaacagacacatcacatcatcaactgttcagaggagactgtgtgaatcaagtctttatggttgaattgctgaaaataaaccactactaaaggacaacaataataagaagagacttacttgggccaaaacacacgagcaatagacattagcccggtggaaatctgtcctttgatctaatttttggttccaatcgccgtgtctttgtgagatgatctcagcatatgtggttcccaccgtgaagcatggaggaggtggtgtgatggtagggggggtgctttgctggtgacactgtcagtgatttatttagaattcaaggcacatttaaccaacatggctaccacagtattctgtggcgatacaccattccatctggtttgcgcttagtgggactatccattgtttttcaataggacaatgacccaacacacctccaggatgtgtaagggctatttgaccaacaaggattgtgatggagtgctgcatcagatgacctggcctccacaatcacccgacctcaactcaattgagatggtttaggatgagttggaccgcagagggaaggaaaagcagccaaaaagtgctcagcatatgtgggaactccctcaagactgttggaaaagcattccaggtgatgctggttgagagaatgccaagtgtgcaaagctgacatTAAGGcgaaggtggctactttgaagaatctattttgaaatgtttaacacgtttttggttactacatggttccaaatgtgttattacatagttttgatgtcttcactattattctacaatgtagaaaatagttaaagtaaagaaaaacccttgaatgagtaggtgtgtccaaacttttgactggtactgtaggtgggtGAGCGCAGTATGGAGTGAAATTGCAtcgtctatggatctgttgggacggtatgcaaattggagtgggactCTAGGGCATCTGGAATGATagagttgatgtgtgccataaccagactacagatgtgagtgctatagATTGCTAGTCATTGTTGCAGGTAGCCTTAGAggtcttgggaacaggaatgatggAGGTCAGCTTGAGAGATGTGGGGATTACAGACAGGTACAAGGTTGAAAATGAATATGCCTGCCAGCtgttctgcacat belongs to Oncorhynchus gorbuscha isolate QuinsamMale2020 ecotype Even-year linkage group LG22, OgorEven_v1.0, whole genome shotgun sequence and includes:
- the LOC124010126 gene encoding CCN family member 1-like codes for the protein MNMLMLSLVFFLYGSFTSVSAFCPSECSCPPELARCAPGISLVPDGCGCCKACTRQLNEDCSKTEPCDHIKGLECNFGAGYGTAKGICRAKSDGRPCEYNSKIYQNGESFTANCKHQCTCMDGALGCVSLCPQQLSLPKLGCAISKLVKVPSHCFEELVCPEERGKASVDKKVSKDGRKDKHSDDDFTKRNELVSFIRGGLKSLAAFRSKTESRLMSKGNRRCVAQTTAWSPCSKSCGTGVSSRVSNNNSQCKLVKVTRLCEVRPCSQSSYSFLKKGKKCSRIAKASRPVTLTYAGCSSVKKFHSRYCGSCLDGRCCTPQQTQTVAVRFRCEDGDTFSKDVMVIESCSCDFSCSHNNEKLSGLSNDIRESRV